One Bradyrhizobium zhanjiangense DNA segment encodes these proteins:
- a CDS encoding EH signature domain-containing protein, producing MPLKAALEDLRTFRSVRFDVPRQLATEAAASAIRPPTESVEVRAPPDLDEIAERIRRALIAGLSPNSSDMLRAPWCVWDGVSPLADEPELLDRYLRLVESFSRKSHFRRLAGAYAVRFPEDSKALQAVAECLARLAPKFTGAWSAAHQSFRIFDAAEAPARVASAAIVRHLSPSELLSIEGIGNLAAEAGLAEAAFAAGLRHIAAAEMQPAHRLEAVSSWCGKRKAGAPFERHRGLVADSLVLPHAGNIPEKPIRDRMLAFLLGKFGDPRTRQAKWSPMNCTNVVKRWLIEQSLRQFLDVVDEIALERHWKYRRAFWTSVYDRNLISDACVIFDKTGAARARRMFDGETPYSIWSKGGSKPIERGHSCLLLRIGNGLVAEWSHNGRCNIWHDAQDPSAPELHSESYMSNDVMAPASDRRWTRRAYNHVAPDGYSWQSKVADEIFALTNTRIMQSEYTVR from the coding sequence ATGCCGCTGAAGGCAGCCTTGGAGGACCTGCGGACGTTTCGAAGCGTTCGCTTCGACGTTCCTAGGCAGCTCGCTACCGAGGCCGCGGCAAGCGCCATACGCCCGCCAACAGAATCAGTCGAAGTTCGGGCTCCGCCCGACCTCGACGAGATCGCAGAGCGGATCAGACGCGCGCTCATCGCAGGATTGTCGCCGAACTCGTCGGACATGCTCCGCGCTCCCTGGTGTGTCTGGGACGGCGTGAGCCCGTTGGCGGATGAACCCGAGCTGCTTGATCGATACCTACGCCTCGTGGAGTCCTTCTCGCGCAAGTCGCACTTCCGTAGGCTCGCCGGTGCCTATGCCGTGCGGTTCCCTGAAGATTCAAAGGCGCTGCAGGCTGTGGCCGAATGCCTAGCCCGGCTCGCGCCCAAGTTCACCGGCGCTTGGTCGGCCGCACATCAATCGTTTCGTATCTTCGATGCCGCAGAGGCGCCGGCTCGCGTAGCCTCGGCTGCTATCGTCCGACATCTATCGCCATCCGAACTCCTATCCATTGAAGGTATCGGCAACCTAGCGGCGGAGGCGGGGTTGGCCGAAGCGGCATTTGCGGCGGGACTTCGCCACATCGCAGCCGCCGAAATGCAACCGGCCCATCGGCTAGAAGCGGTGTCGTCCTGGTGCGGCAAGAGAAAAGCCGGCGCGCCGTTTGAAAGGCATCGCGGACTAGTGGCTGACTCTCTCGTACTGCCTCACGCAGGCAACATACCAGAAAAGCCCATCCGCGACCGCATGCTCGCGTTTCTCCTCGGCAAATTCGGCGATCCGAGGACGCGCCAGGCAAAATGGTCGCCGATGAATTGCACAAATGTCGTCAAGCGCTGGCTCATCGAGCAGTCATTGCGGCAATTTCTCGATGTCGTCGACGAGATCGCACTGGAACGACACTGGAAATACCGCAGGGCTTTCTGGACCTCCGTTTATGATAGGAACCTCATTTCCGACGCGTGCGTGATTTTCGACAAGACCGGAGCCGCGCGCGCTCGTCGGATGTTCGATGGCGAAACGCCCTACTCAATTTGGAGCAAGGGTGGAAGCAAACCGATCGAGCGCGGTCACTCGTGTCTTCTTCTGCGTATCGGCAACGGGCTAGTCGCCGAATGGAGCCACAACGGAAGATGCAACATCTGGCACGACGCTCAAGATCCGAGCGCGCCAGAACTTCATTCCGAAAGCTACATGTCCAACGACGTAATGGCCCCGGCTTCCGATCGGCGTTGGACAAGGCGCGCATACAATCACGTGGCACCGGACGGCTACAGCTGGCAGAGCAAGGTAGCTGACGAAATTTTTGCCCTTACTAACACACGGATCATGCAGAGCGAATACACGGTGAGATAG